A single region of the Micropterus dolomieu isolate WLL.071019.BEF.003 ecotype Adirondacks linkage group LG02, ASM2129224v1, whole genome shotgun sequence genome encodes:
- the coro1a gene encoding coronin-1A, with translation MSRKVVRTSKFRHVFGQALKADQCYDDIRISQMTWDSNFCSVNPKFVAMIVDASGGGAFMVLPLSKTGRIDMSYPTVCGHTGPVLDIEFCPHNDNIIASGSEDCSVMIWEIPDGGLTTSLTDPVVKLEGHSKRVGILSWHPTAHNVLMSAACDNVVILWNVAHGEAVIRIDVHPDLIYSACWNRDGSRILTSCKDKTLRVLDPRKGTVLIEKEKPHEGSRPIRAVFVSDGKILSTGFSRVSERQVALWDPNNFGEPLTLQELDTSSGVLLPFFDPDTGIVYLCGKGDSSIRYFEVTDEAPYVHYLSMYSSKESQKGMGYMPKRGLEVNKCEIARFYKLHERKCEPIVMTVPRKSDLFQEDLYPNTIGPEPSAEADEWFQGKDAQPILISLKDGFTATTKAKEFKVHKTLLQTKTASAGHHQENSQEVQSLKKEVRDLKAAIEELTKRVSELENKN, from the exons ATGTCCAGGAAGGTTGTGAGGACCAGTAAGTTCCGTCACGTCTTTGGCCAGGCTTTGAAAGCTGACCAATGCTACGATGACATCCGAATCTCCCAGATGACATGGGACAGCAACTTCTGCTCTGTTAACCCCAAGTTTGTGGCCATGATTGTGGACGCCAGTGGTGGAGGAGCCTTCATGGTGTTGCCCCTGAGCAAG ACAGGACGTATTGACATGTCCTACCCAACTGTGTGCGGCCACACAGGACCGGTCCTAGACATCGAGTTTTGTCCTCACAATGACAACATCATTGCCAGTGGCTCTGAGGACTGCAGTGTGATG ATTTGGGAGATACCGGACGGCGGGCTGACAACATCACTCACAGATCCTGTTGTCAAGCTGGAAGGCCACTCCAAACGTGTTGGCATCCTCAGCTGGCACCCCACCGCCCACAATGTGCTGATGAGTGCAG CCTGCGACAATGTTGTGATCCTGTGGAACGTGGCCCATGGGGAGGCAGTGATAAGGATCGACGTACACCCTGACCTCATCTACAGTGCATGCTGGAACAGGGACGGCTCCAGGATTCTCACCTCCTGCAAGGACAAGACTCTGCGGGTGCTAGACCCACGCAAGGGCACAGTCCTCATT gagaaggagaagcctcATGAGGGCTCCAGGCCTATCAGGGCGGTGTTCGTGTCTGATGGGAAGATCCTCAGTACCGGCTTCAGTCGCGTGAGCGAGAGACAGGTGGCGCTGTGGGACCCA AACAACTTTGGAGAGCCACTGACCTTGCAGGAACTGGACACCAGTAGTGGCGTCCTTCTGCCATTTTTTGACCCAGACACCGGCATTGTCTACCTCTGTGGCAAG GGGGACAGCAGTATCCGTTACTTTGAGGTGACAGATGAAGCTCCTTATGTCCACTACCTGTCCATGTACAGCAGCAAGGAGAGCCAGAAGGGGATGGGGTACATGCCCAAGAGGGGCCTGGAGGTCAACAAATGTGAAATCGCCAG GTTCTACAAACTCCATGAGAGGAAATGTGAGCCCATAGTCATGACGGTGCCACGCAAG TCTGATCTGTTCCAGGAGGATCTGTACCCAAACACCATCGGTCCTGAGCCTTCAGCCGAAGCTGATGAGTGGTTTCAAGGAAAAGATGCCCAGCCTATTCTGATCTCTCTAAAGGATGGGTTTACAGCAACCACCAAAGCCAAGGAGTTCAAAGTTCATAAAACTCTCCTGCAGACCAAGACTGCTTCTGCTGGCCATCATCAGGAAAACAGTCAG GAGGTTCAGTCCTTGAAAAAGGAGGTGAGAGACCTCAAAGCGGCAATAGAGGAGCTGACCAAACGTGTGAGTGAGCTGGAGAACAAGAATTAA
- the ppp1caa gene encoding protein phosphatase 1, catalytic subunit, alpha isozyme a, whose translation MAEPDKLNIDSIIQRLLEVKGSRPGKNVQLTEGEIRGLCLKSREIFLSQPILLELEAPLKICGDVHGQYYDLLRLFEYGGFPPESNYLFLGDYVDRGKQSLETICLLLAYKIKYPENFFLLRGNHECASINRIYGFYDECKRRYNIKLWKTFTDCFNCLPVAAIVDEKIFCCHGGLSPDLQSMEQIRRVMRPTDVPDQGLLCDLLWADPDKDVLGWGENDRGVSFTFGADVVAKFLHKHDMDLICRAHQVVEDGYEFFAKRQLVTLFSAPNYCGEFDNAGAMMSVDETLMCSFQILKPADKKLYPYGGGGGMGSGRPVTPPRNTAKAAKAKK comes from the exons atggcGGAGCCAGACAAATTAAACATCGACTCTATAATTCAGCGTCTCCTGGAAG TAAAGGGCTCTCGGCCAGGGAAGAACGTCCAGCTGACAGAGGGTGAGATACGTGGCCTTTGCCTAAAATCCCGTGAAATCTTCCTGAGCCAGCCAATCCTGCTTGAATTAGAAGCTCCCCTCAAAATCTGTG gTGATGTACATGGTCAATACTATGATCTGCTCCGGCTGTTTGAATATGGAGGCTTCCCCCCAGAAAGCAACTACCTGTTCCTGGGTGACTACGTAGACAGAGGAAAGCAGTCATTGGAGACTATCTGCCTGCTTCTAGCCTACAAGATCAAATATCCAGAGAACTTTTTCCTGCTGCGTGGAAACCATGAGTGCGCTTCTATTAATCGAATCTATGGCTTTTATGATGAGT GTAAGCGACGGTATAACATTAAGCTGTGGAAGACCTTCACAGACTGCTTCAACTGTTTACCTGTGGCTGCCATTGTAGATGAGAAAATATTCTGCTGTCATGGAG GCCTCTCTCCTGATCTTCAGTCAATGGAGCAGATCCGCAGAGTAATGCGACCCACAGACGTGCCTGACCAGGGTTTGTTGTGTGACCTGCTGTGGGCTGATCCAGACAAAGACGTGCTGGGCTGGGGTGAAAACGACCGTGGTGTCTCCTTCACATTCGGGGCAGATGTGGTGGCCAAATTTTTGCACAAACACGACATGGACCTGATATGCAGGGCGCATCAG GTGGTAGAAGATGGTTATGAGTTTTTCGCAAAGAGGCAGCTCGTGACCCTGTTCTCGGCTCCCAACTACTGTGGAGAGTTTGACAACGCCGGTGCCATGATGAGTGTGGATGAGACACTCATGTGCTCCTTCCAG ATTCTGAAGCCAGCAGATAAGAAATTGTATCCTTATGGCGGAGGGGGAGGAATGGGATCTGGGAGACCGGTCACCCCACCACGAAATACAGCCAAGGCCGCCAAGGCCAAGAAATAA
- the cldni gene encoding claudin i, with product MGSVGVQIVCVALGVFGLIGTIICCAVPNWKVSSFVGSNIVTAQSSQDGLWMSCVVQSTGQQQCKNYDSLLVLASDLQAARAMTIISCMLSSLSVLVLFCGADFTTCIENEEAKPKISLVAGIGLLLAGLLVIIPVSWSANNVVQAFNNPLNPQKQELGACIFVGWGAGVLLLLAGGLLCCFSRPKSGSSGGTAKYYSNSASAPAKNYV from the exons ATGGGATCTGTTGGAGTTCAGATTGTTTGTGTGGCCCTTGGGGTCTTCGGCCTGATCGGGACCATCATATGCTGCGCTGTCCCAAACTGGAAAGTGTCCTCCTTCGTAGGATCCAACATTGTGACAGCACAG aGCTCCCAGGATGGTCTGTGGATGAGCTGTGTGGTGCAGAGTACCGGCCAGCAGCAGTGCAAGAACTACGACTCCCTGCTGGTGTTGGCCTCTGACCTGCAGGCCGCCCGTGCCATGACCATCATCAGCTGCATGCTCAGCAGCCTCAGCGTCCTCGTCCTGTTCTGTGGGGCCGACTTCACCACCTGTATTGAGAATGAAGAAGCCAAGCCCAAGATCAGCCTAGTGGCCGGGATAGGCCTGCTGCTGGCCGGCCTCTTGGTGATCATCCCCGTCAGCTGGTCCGCTAACAATGTTGTGCAAGCCTTCAACAACCCCCTGAACCCCCAGAAGCAGGAGCTGGGAGCATGTATCTTTGTGGGTTGGGGGGCCGGCGTGCTGCTCCTTCTGGCTGGCGGtctgctctgctgcttcagcaggCCAAAATCTGGCAGCTCCGGTGGAACCGCCAAGTACTACAGCAACAGTGCCTCCGCCCCTGCTAAAAACTACGTGTAG